The nucleotide sequence TATACTCAACTATTTACAAAATAATGGTTAATTCATTTAAAAGTGTTAGGGGTTAGTACATTTAGCTCACTCTTCTCTATTAGTCGTGTTTGACATTACAGTTCGTTTAAAAGGTGCTTACATTGTTTCTGATAATTACAGGCTAATGAAGCCTATTATTGCCCACGATGCAGAAACGTGTACTAGTGCGCTGTAATCCTCGTTTAGCCCTTCTGGCCGGGCGCTTGGCCGCCTACGTCCCTCTTTATGATCTTAAAATGGACCCCAATGGAGCATTAGATGTCGAACAACACCGCTCCCGGGGGGGTTTCAAGCTCTGACCTGCAAGAGAAAATGAACTGTGCAGAGGTGACAGGGTGCGAAGCCGTTTGGCCCTGCGCGTTTGGGGCTCCGCGGTACCCTGTTGGGAATCTAAACATTTGTCAACCCAGTGGCGGACGGGAGAAAAAAAACAACAGGTACTAAACACGGTGGAATATTACACTGTCTAATGCAATGCGGGATATAAAAGCCTTAGCACTTTAAGGCCGACGTGTAGGCTAGGCTACGAGTGCTGTTATGTTAGTGATGCTTGCGAGAGGGGCTTGAACCCGGCGTTAATGGTCTTCTCTCCATCCCTATATACAGAGAGAATAGACGAAGAATGTCTTATCTCCAAGATTGCGCATGCACATAACCTGTCATGTACGCGCGCGCGCACAAGCCTCTTTCTCACTCCTAgttttcacaaacacacaccgcagGGGATTATTTATGTGCTCAGTCACTTTCTCTCCTATTCAGAGGTGACAAAGTATGATTATGATGTGTTGTGTACTAGGCTACCCTTGATTATTGTTAGAACGCACGAGCAACTCAAAGCTTAGGCTACATTTACCCAGACGATTGACTGCATTTGTTTTCTTGAAAAGGCAGTGGTGCTTGAAATGATCGCTACGTTCAATAAAGCTTGTGTAACGTATTTCTGGCAGTGGAGAGAAAATAGGGGAGGTCAATAATGATGTTAGATTACATTTCCCAAAAAATATCAAATGTATACTACCATTTTGATGGAAATCGGCTACAATTATGCAATTTGCTCTCTTCTCAGGTTTGTCAAGGAATGTCGTAATCGTGATTCCAGTAGTGACAGAACGTTGTGAATGACTGCACTATTAGTAGTAGGCCTACCATTATTTTTCATGttgataataataaataaatactctATTTACAGTTTACATTTTACAATATTAGTAATGAATTGTTATGCCTATAAAATAATGATTGAATGGGGAGATGAAATCCCACAATATCCTGACCATTATTTCGTCTATATTATTGCTTCATTGTTTTCTGATGCCAACTCAGCgagccctctctctttccctgtaaGCATTTATCACTCATACGTCTATATTGCGCCCACGTTAAATGTGCGTTCCTGTATCATGTTATATTTACGCTGTTAGTACAGCTGTTTTGTTTTGCAACAGGATTCAGTAAAGAACATGGAAAGAGTGACGAATAAATATAATACGCCAAGCTACCTGAATGACATCCAAATGTGTCACTCAACAGTTGTATTGCATTGGGCGACCCAAGTTTCACTATTTTGTAAAGCCAAATGATATTGGTGATGAGATATAAATCTCAAATAGTTTGTTTGAAAGCATGGACAGAGAGAAAATGTAAATGGACAAATCAATGCACCTGCATAATTTATGCTTATTTTACGATTTGATGGAACAAGGCCTGTGCTTCTCCAGTTTTAGTTTATTGAAGTACCAGGTCAGGGTACTTTATTTTCTCGAACATCTGCAAAGCATCACCAAAAAGCCCTACAGTGGAGCCTAAAGAATCAGAAAATCAACATTCAAAACCAACTGTTTATGTCCGCAGTTATTCCAAAGACCAGTTGGCGATGATATTTTGATAGTCTGAATACGGCTTTCCAATAGCCAGCCCCAACAAATCTTCACTGTAGGCCCTACAAGGAAAATTGAGTGGCCATGAGCAGCAATATGTGACGTATAGGGGACCGGCTCCGGGGAGTGACGAGATCGAGCTATGCCTAATATAAAACGCAACTCCCCTACGAGTTGATGATTTATGATGTCAGGTGTTCTGTTTCTAATTAACGGTTCAATTAAGTCAAAGAAAACCTTTCGAATTAGCACTGCTCCGGTTGAGACCGTAAAGACCATAGGAAACAAGTTTGGGAAAAAGATATCGGTGGACTTATCTTTAGAACTATTAATGCTTGCTGCATTTGAGGGAAATATAACACCCCATGGCTCGTTGGCCCTCCGCTGTGTTCTTGCTTGGCATAGAGTGCAACTATCTATTTTTGAAAGAAGCCTGATATTAACACAGCAACGTTACATGATGTATTTGTCCTGCATAGGCCTACACCCTGAATTGTCTGTTAGTACAAAATTAACTATTTTAAATCGAGACGACATAGCCTAATAGTTGACACATCGGTAAGCATGGTTTGGTGGGTTCGTCTCCATTTCCAAGTTATCCTGTAAATGTAAGCATATCTAAGGTTATACTGCAATTGTAAAAGATTTGAAAGATTTTCCACTTCGACATAAAATATCACAGCATGTGAAGACGAACTCGTTGTTTGGGAGACATCGCTGCAACCAAatagaaacatttaaaatgttaaaatTGTTGACCAGTAACAAGACATTGCTTTATAGTTATCAGGCTGTAATTGTCGTGTTGTTAAAGAAATGCGATGGATGGCCTAAGCCTGGGTAGGCTTAACTGAGAAGGATTTGAGCTCGGCTATATCCTTCAAATCATGAGATGAAGCAACACATTGTTAGTGTGATAGGCCTACTGATGATGTTTTTTTGAAAGAGGAAAATTAACGAAGGCCTAAATTGACGCATGTGGGGGAAGTCTGTAGCTCATGATATTTGCAGCTAAAACCACTCTGCAATTGTATAATGTTGGTTGGATTCAATTGAGCCCTTCAAATGAAGTATCCCTTGTTTAATAAGAACACATCCCCATCAATATTGCTGAATGACACCCAAGACGGCGGGTTTCCATCTAAGCTAATAGAATCTCGTGCAGTTGCATAACTCTAATGTTATTTGGCCTGGTTTCGTCCCCACACGAATGTCACCATATGGTGTTAGCACGAACAGTACGATGTTTCTGCAAAGGCTCGATTCACTGTTAATGGTTCATGTAAGAAATGCATTTACCATTTCAATCGATTATTTATAAAACTACTAAATAACAGCGACATTGGGCATTGTCAATATATTTCGGGTTTGAAATAGATAATAATTGATTTTGTTGACACGCGCCGTGAGGGGTGTGGGAATAAGTTCAGAATTGCCACCTCTGATTTGTAAATCTGTCTATCACGCTGCAGAGAGCACGGTGTTAATGTGCAGAATAAAATactataataataaaaataattctCCAGCAGTTTGTAAACATGCCAGTGGAATTTATTTTTATTAGAAAAAAATAATTGGGAAAAGCATTGTATATTCATATGGGGATATTGTCCTATTTCATGCAAAATGTGTCCCTTTTTTGAATTAATAGGCAAAAATTCAACATTTTTGGATAGTCTGTGTGCGCCATAAACAATTAAcgtttatatataaaaaatataatacaCATTTTCTCAATATATTATATTTTAATAAACGAAAATACAAATAACATTTCGCTGTAGGCCTAAGCATAAAGACACAATTCCTGTTAAACACACTACTTATTTGTAATTGCAATAGGCTATTATTGAAACCATTAGCATACATCTTCATACTTCAGATGAATAGTATAGGCTATAGGCTGCATAAAACAATTTTCGAAGATTATCGTTAAACCTATTTGAAAAATATTTAACGAACGATTAATGCATGCATATTCTAGGTCTACCATACTTGTTAGTGTAAAATTCTGAAGTCATTCTGCTCAATGGATATACAACACACAACCTACCTGCTCCTCGTTGCTGTCGAACTTACCCCATATTCATTCTATGATCTACCCTCTTACATGGTATAGCCCTTGCATCATCAGAATTTATTATTCACATCATTAACGaaggggagagaatgagagcgtgACAACTCTTCTGTGTCGCGTCTCTTTACCTGCGAGCTCAACGTATCACAAAGTATTGCCACGCGTCATATTTATCAGCATGCTATTCTATGACATTTTATGGCGCATTATAGTGCAATTCGACACTGTACTAAAATTCACTATTTCTCTCCTAATCATTCCCAGGTTGTCTCATTAGCTTCCTATACGGCTAGAATAGATAATAGTATAACtacttaaaaataataataataataatcaccgATAATTGATGGGCAAAaaaaggttaaaggttaaggttttTCTTGAAGCCGTTCTTCTCCCAAAAGATCCAAAACGTATAAAGCCTATAACCTCACGACAGGAAGGATAACACGTCTATGCTTTGTGCTTGAAACTTAATGAGCATGCTAACATGGAATGTTCATTATAATGCAGGCTTACTTTTGTACAATTCTAGAAAACAGTTGTTAATAAGACAATGCACTCAAAACATAATAATAACACATTAGTAGCCTAATAATAATGCACATTTGTCACAAAATGGCATATTACTGTATTTGGGTTAGGCCTACCTACTATATTGCTTGATTTTCTGCAGGGGGGATTTCTAAATTAGGCTAGTTGTGCAGTGAGCAGAGTTTAATGTACCCTGGTCAAGCTTGTGGTTACTAGCACTTACATTATACACCTAACCCTTTTGTCTCCGAATCATAAGTGCTTTCAAATCTCGTATAATTTTTCATGATTAAGCTACAAATGGTGGCAATACTGAAACTTTTTTTAATGGTCAATTAGACGTACTGTGTGCTATAATAATAATACCATTATTCACAAGAATGCTTGTGGCATTGTTTAATGAGCATCAACTCCCTTCCCAGAGAAATACACGGGGAACATGTTGCCTGTGGGAAGGGGGGCGGCAGATGCATAAACATTTCAAGCCATCACCCTCTCCTCAAACATCCCCAACACTGAGACGACACTCCTCCTATTCCCGCGTCCAATTAGTTATTTTGGTCTGGCCCTTTAAGACGCAGCAGCGGGTCAGCAAGTAGTGTAGTGTTTCTCTAATTGAACTTCGCCCAATCAACAATAACTCGTTAGCAGTTGCTTGCTTTTTCTTGTTCCTTGAGACAGCTTATTCCTCGCAGGAATCGCCCCCCAGCCACTACCCGTTATACTTTCTAAAGATCTTCATGGAACTTCGCAGAggtactgtctctctctggaagGGAATACAATTCGGTTGCCTGTGAAACTGCAGCCTACGCCCGAAGCATGGTTATTTTGGAGAAAACATTTCAGACAAGTGAAGTTGCAAGATTCGACTGAAAGTGATAAAAAAGTGGGTTGTGAAGAAGACGCGAATCGAAGGAAACACTCGTGGACGTTTAAACTAGCATTTGAATGAAATAATCAGCCTTTGTCAGCAGTAATTCCTTTGGACTGCCGATGACCTCCAGTAAAGACATGAAGGCAGGCTCCGTGTTGCAGTCCAGCAGCGAGGAGAGGAGACGGGGTCCTTTGGACCAGCTTCCACCCCCGGCCAACTCCAACAAGCCACTGACGCCGTTCAGTATTGAGGATATTCTAAACAAACCCTCGGTGAAGAAATCAGTTGCTAATCTCTGTCCACCGAGAGCTATTGAAAAGGTGTCCGGCTCAAACGCAGCAAGGAACGGTATTACCACTCCTTCTTCGCCGTTATGCGCTCTGGAGGAACTAGCCAGCAAAACATTTAAAGGTCTGGAAGTCAGCGTTATACAAGCAGCTGAAGGTAAGGATTTCAATAGACATGACGTTTTAATATTTACATGTACAGATTCAGTTAGTGATTGTATTAACCAAATATGCATAATCTCCAATAGCTATTGTTGATAGCCTATTGGTTGTGTGAACTGTTGTCAAACTTGTGTTTTTTAAAGGCATTGCAAATAGGCTATGTCTCAAGCTATTGCTAAGCCTAAATTCCCCAAACAATCATGCCTGTGCGATGCAATCTATCCGTGGCTATTATTTCAGCATTTGAGTTGATTTGTTAGATACTAAACACCAGTATAAGGAAACCTGCAATTTATTTGGGTGGCAAAGCAGGCCTCTAAACCGACATTTTCTATTGTGCTTCCTGGTGTATCATTAAATTAAGTTGCAACGTTTTATAGGCTGTTTGATTTAGTAGAATTATATTTATTTAGATCCTGATATTGACAGCCATGTTAATCCTAATGATGCATGGGCAATGTAAAACATACATGTCATTCATTTCATATGGAATGCTGCCCACAAGTTATTACCAAACCATACCCATCACCACAATTGGCCATACACAAAAATAGTTTGCATCTGCTTTGCATCTGTAaccctatttaaaaaaaaaaaaaaaagcctcaATAACAAAGCTGCTAATCATGGCACACTTGAGGACGTTTGTAGACATGTTGTTCTGATATTGTTTTGGAGAGTGACTGTATTTTGGTTTCCCTAAAGGTCGTGAGCATGTGAACGCCTTTGGACAGAGGCAGACCTCAAAAAAGAGGAGAAAGTCCCGGACAGCTTTCACCAACCATCAGATATATGAACTCGAGAAGCGCTTTTTGTACCAGAAATACCTGTCTCCGGCCGATCGAGACCAGATAGCTCAGCAACTTGGGCTAACCAACGCTCAGGTCATCACCTGGTTTCAGAACAGACGGGCCAAGCTCAAGAGAGACTTGGAAGAGATGAAAGCGGACGTGGAGTCGCTCAAGAAAATACCACCACAAACCCTGCAAAAGCTAGTCACCATGGAAGAAGACATTGACGACCCGCAAGGAAGCATCTCCCCGTCGTCACAAGGACACCGAGCATTTCCACAGTCCCCCTCTTCATCCAGAGATCAAACCACGGACGAATTctcagaggaggacgaagagaTTGAGGTGGACGATTGACAGTAGGCCCATGTTTTAAGAAAGGGCATTTTTAACTTTTGCACGGATATTGACGACGGGAGAAGTGAAACTAAAAAAGGAAAGTTtactttctcctcttctccatt is from Salvelinus namaycush isolate Seneca chromosome 17, SaNama_1.0, whole genome shotgun sequence and encodes:
- the LOC120062116 gene encoding transcription factor LBX1-like codes for the protein MTSSKDMKAGSVLQSSSEERRRGPLDQLPPPANSNKPLTPFSIEDILNKPSVKKSVANLCPPRAIEKVSGSNAARNGITTPSSPLCALEELASKTFKGLEVSVIQAAEGREHVNAFGQRQTSKKRRKSRTAFTNHQIYELEKRFLYQKYLSPADRDQIAQQLGLTNAQVITWFQNRRAKLKRDLEEMKADVESLKKIPPQTLQKLVTMEEDIDDPQGSISPSSQGHRAFPQSPSSSRDQTTDEFSEEDEEIEVDD